The following are from one region of the Dreissena polymorpha isolate Duluth1 chromosome 2, UMN_Dpol_1.0, whole genome shotgun sequence genome:
- the LOC127867887 gene encoding uncharacterized protein LOC127867887 yields the protein MKIKYKIDYLVKTPEFVKCTDTKEQTNKEVTDSEIKRLTTCIQKNADGLLSKHKYLTIVQGYFINVNSTKHNNSVIYEPRLVLYVLAKGFIPIDEYPFDSQYDGIKTEVREGTFQLFGNQANDIQDNIRMGCSIQRVINGKPYIGTLGVFFEHQQHGLCGITCGHAILSPEEHIKFMTKQANVDNLQNNIVFQPSEPNVLGQVVQVISSLGDIFNSGNDIAVVKIDNRHPVNGKLSQQKQETKEQEFEYTSGRVFTSNKYQGVCCKFGRTTEFTKGTVELFVGNVTKTIEMHGTEVTYSNLIVVNQLNECEFACPGDSGAPVFVKDGDGENVCIGLLLGGIPGCGPYYVIPIEKILNDIGITKLKSFSPSNAELGRSIEKVEQNINKKIDKLEQKIVELLLKRST from the exons atgaaaataaaatacaaaatcgaTTATTTGGTTAAAACACCAGAATTCGTAAAATGTACCGACACAAAGGAACAAACAAACAAGGAAGTTACGGATAGTGAAATAAAAAGACTCACTACTTGCATTCAAAAGAATGCAGACGGTTTATTGTCAAAACACAAATATCTAACAATTGTTCAAGGATATTTCATTAACGTAAACAGTACTAAACATAACAATTCAGTTATTTACGAACCACGCCTTGTTTTGTACGTTCTTGCAAAAGGCTTTATTCCAATTGACGAGTATCCTTTTGACTCTCAATATGATGGTATAAAAACAGAAGTTCGTGAAGGAACTTTTCAACTATTTGGAAATCAAGCCAATGATATACAAGACAATATTCGAATGGGTTGCTCAATCCAAAGAGTAATAAATGGTAAACCATATATTGGAACACTTGGCGTATTTTTCGAACATCAACAACACGGTCTTTGTGGAATCACATGTGGACATGCAATACTCTCACCGGAAGAACATATTAAATTCATGACAAAGCAAGCAAACGTTGATAATCTTCAAAACAACATTGTATTTCAACCCTCTGAACCAAATGTACTCGGCCAAGTTGTGCAAGTGATTAGCTCATTGGGCGACATCTTCAATTCAGGGAATGATATAGCAGTAGTAAAAATTGACAACAGACACCCAGTGAATGGAAAATTGtcacaacaaaaacaagaaacaaaaGAACAAG AGTTTGAATATACATCTGGAAGAGTATTCACATCCAACAAATACCAAGGCGTTTGTTGCAAGTTCGGTAGAACAACAGAATTTACTAAAGGAACTGTTGAACTTTTTGTTGGTAATGTAACAAAGACTATTGAAATGCACGGTACAGAAGTAACGTATAGCAACTTAATAGTCGTAAATCAGCTAAACGAATGCGAGTTTGCTTGTCCAGGTGATTCTGGTGCCCCTGTTTTCGTCAAAGATGGTGACGGTGAGAATGTATGTATCGGGCTTTTACTAGGAGGAATACCAGGATGCGGTCCGTATTATGTTATACCAATTGAGAAGATACTGAACGATATTGGTATAACTAAACTGAAATCGTTTTCCCCAAGTAACGCCGAACTTGGAAGGTCCATCGAAAAAGTTGAGCAGAACATAAATAAGAAAATCGATAAACTTGAGCAAAAAATTGTTGAATTGCTATTGAAACGTTCGACATAA